In the Pleuronectes platessa chromosome 8, fPlePla1.1, whole genome shotgun sequence genome, one interval contains:
- the LOC128445757 gene encoding uncharacterized protein LOC128445757: MLTPLATLILLISVSLTQPAEFPPQISLMEVGIGQNASLQCQVSEKEGKFFHWYKQTHGYLIQTVATGTFSMQSLQGQFRNSRFAVTEGMSHYSLTIANVAKEDEATYFCQNGTAYSQTFVNGIFLAVNDQNQQKSVIVQQSPETASVRPGASVILQCSLLFKHKENLVQCPGEHSVHWFRAGSGRSRPDFIYTQCSRDEQEEKSCVYSLSKTIHNSSDAGTYYCAVVTCGEILFGGGTKVETTQEQNLLVIALGVLLALCVIVIAVLVCLPRS, translated from the exons ATGCTCACACCACTAGCAACTTTGATTCTTCTTATTTCAGTGT CTCTGACTCAACCTGCGGAGTTTCCTCCCCAGATCTCCTTGATGGAGGTTGGAATTGGTCAAAATGCATCTTTACAATGTCAGGTTTCAGAGAAGGAAGGCAAATTCTTCCATTGGTACAAACAGACTCATGGATACCTGATCCAAACAGTCGCCACAGGAACTTTTTCCATGCAATCGCTCCAGGGGCAATTTAGGAACTCGCGTTTCGCAGTAACAGAGGGGATGTCCCATTATTCTCTGACCATCGCAAATGTGGCGAAGGAGGATGAAGCAACATACTTCTGTCAAAATGGAACGGCGTACTCACAGACCTTTGTGAATGGCATCTTCCTGGCTGTGAACG ATCAGAATCAGCAGAAATCTGTTATTGTGCAACAAAGTCCAGAGACTGCATCAGTCAGACCAGGAGCCTCAGTGATCCTCCAGTGTTCACTTCTCTTCAAGCACAAAGAAAACCTGGTCCAGTGTCCAGGTGAACACAGTGTGCACTGGTTCCGAGCCGGATCAGGACGCTCCCGTCCTGACTTCATTTACACTCAGTGTAGCAGAGATGAacaagaggagaagagctgcgTCTACAGTCTGTCCAAAACTATACACAACTCCTCAGATGCTGGGACTTACTACTGCGCTGTGGTCACATGTGGAGAGATCCTGTTTGGTGGAGGAACCAAAGTGGAGACAA CACAAGAGCAGAACCTACTGGTAATTGCACTGGGGGTGCTGTTGgctctgtgtgtgattgtgattgCCGTCCTCGTTTGTCTCCCTCGATCATGA
- the LOC128445758 gene encoding uncharacterized protein LOC128445758 isoform X3, producing the protein MSRSTERPCTTMFGQLAALIIFGTKALILTAEVPQLISLTEVERGNNISLKCPVSENRFFYWYKQSFGHALQTVASSIINKTEVNDSRFTLTRVDDRYLLNISNVSKEDEATYFCQTGSTYQLTFVGGTFLAVNDQDQQKHYSVKQSPETASVRPGASVILQCSLLSEHKENLVQCPGEHSVHWFRAGSGRSHPSFIYTQSSRRDGQEEKSCVYSLSKTIHNSSDAGTYYCAVVTCGEILFGGGTKVETTQEQNLLVIALGVLLALCVIVIAVLVSLPRS; encoded by the exons ATGAGTAGGTCTACAGAACGCCCCTGCACCACAATGTTTGGGCAACTGGCTGCTTTGATTATTTTTGGTACAAAGG CTCTGATTCTAACTGCAGAGGTTCCTCAGCTGATCTCTCTGACTGAGGTGGAACGCGGCAACAACATTAGTTTGAAATGTCCAGTCTCTGAAAACAGATTCTTTTATTGGTATAAACAGTCTTTTGGACATGCGTTGCAAACAGTTGCTTCAAGTATAATAAACAAGACTGAAGTCAATGATTCACGTTTCACACTCACACGAGTGGATGATCGGTATCTTCTTAACATCAGTAATGTCAGCAAAGAGGATGAAGCAACATACTTCTGTCAGACTGGATCAACGTATCAACTGACTTTCGTCGGTGGCACTTTCTTGGCTGTGAACG ATCAGGATCAGCAGAAACATTACAGCGTGAAACAAAGTCCAGAGACTGCGTCAGTCAGACCAGGAGCCTCAGTGATCCTCCAGTGTTCACTTCTCTCTGAGCACAAAGAAAACCTGGTCCAGTGTCCAGGTGAACACAGTGTGCACTGGTTCAGAGCCGGATCAGGACGCTCCCATCCCAGCTTCATTTAcactcagagcagcaggagagatggacaagaggagaagagctgcgTCTACAGTCTGTCCAAAACTATACACAACTCCTCAGATGCTGGGACTTACTACTGCGCTGTGGTCACATGTGGAGAGATCCTGTTTGGTGGAGGAACCAAAGTGGAGACGa CACAAGAGCAGAACCTACTGGTAATTGCACTGGGGGTGCTGTTGgctctgtgtgtgattgtgattgCCGTCCTCGTTTCTCTCCCTCGATCATGA
- the LOC128445758 gene encoding uncharacterized protein LOC128445758 isoform X2, whose protein sequence is MSRSTERPCTTMFGQLAALIIFGTKALILTAEVPQLISLTEVERGNNISLKCPVSENRFFYWYKQSFGHALQTVASSIINKTEVNDSRFTLTRVDDRYLLNISNVSKEDEATYFCQTGSTYQLTFVGGTFLAVNDQDQQKHYSVKQSPETASVRPGASVILQCSLLSEHKENLVQCPGEHSVHWFRAGSGRSHPSFIYTQSSRRDGQEEKSCVYSLSKTIHNSSDAGTYYCAVVTCGEILFGGGTKVETSTMSTFHHKEHGRSSLDQSNNWECEAEELTYVAPTFFERRARVEEKKESPHQCLYSSVKRS, encoded by the exons ATGAGTAGGTCTACAGAACGCCCCTGCACCACAATGTTTGGGCAACTGGCTGCTTTGATTATTTTTGGTACAAAGG CTCTGATTCTAACTGCAGAGGTTCCTCAGCTGATCTCTCTGACTGAGGTGGAACGCGGCAACAACATTAGTTTGAAATGTCCAGTCTCTGAAAACAGATTCTTTTATTGGTATAAACAGTCTTTTGGACATGCGTTGCAAACAGTTGCTTCAAGTATAATAAACAAGACTGAAGTCAATGATTCACGTTTCACACTCACACGAGTGGATGATCGGTATCTTCTTAACATCAGTAATGTCAGCAAAGAGGATGAAGCAACATACTTCTGTCAGACTGGATCAACGTATCAACTGACTTTCGTCGGTGGCACTTTCTTGGCTGTGAACG ATCAGGATCAGCAGAAACATTACAGCGTGAAACAAAGTCCAGAGACTGCGTCAGTCAGACCAGGAGCCTCAGTGATCCTCCAGTGTTCACTTCTCTCTGAGCACAAAGAAAACCTGGTCCAGTGTCCAGGTGAACACAGTGTGCACTGGTTCAGAGCCGGATCAGGACGCTCCCATCCCAGCTTCATTTAcactcagagcagcaggagagatggacaagaggagaagagctgcgTCTACAGTCTGTCCAAAACTATACACAACTCCTCAGATGCTGGGACTTACTACTGCGCTGTGGTCACATGTGGAGAGATCCTGTTTGGTGGAGGAACCAAAGTGGAGACGa GCACCATGAGCACCTTCCATCACAAAGAACATGGCAGGTCAAGTCTGGATCAATCAAATAATTGG GAATGTGAAGCAGAGGAATTGACCTATGTAGCACCGACTTTCTTTGAAAGGAGAGCAagagtggaggagaagaaagagtcACCACATCAGTGCTTGTACTCTTCTGTAAAGCGCAGCTGA
- the LOC128445758 gene encoding uncharacterized protein LOC128445758 isoform X1 translates to MSRSTERPCTTMFGQLAALIIFGTKALILTAEVPQLISLTEVERGNNISLKCPVSENRFFYWYKQSFGHALQTVASSIINKTEVNDSRFTLTRVDDRYLLNISNVSKEDEATYFCQTGSTYQLTFVGGTFLAVNDQDQQKHYSVKQSPETASVRPGASVILQCSLLSEHKENLVQCPGEHSVHWFRAGSGRSHPSFIYTQSSRRDGQEEKSCVYSLSKTIHNSSDAGTYYCAVVTCGEILFGGGTKVETRSELDPLVLVFAVLLVCCVTVIVVLSVKVNQRVCRHCKGTMSTFHHKEHGRSSLDQSNNWECEAEELTYVAPTFFERRARVEEKKESPHQCLYSSVKRS, encoded by the exons ATGAGTAGGTCTACAGAACGCCCCTGCACCACAATGTTTGGGCAACTGGCTGCTTTGATTATTTTTGGTACAAAGG CTCTGATTCTAACTGCAGAGGTTCCTCAGCTGATCTCTCTGACTGAGGTGGAACGCGGCAACAACATTAGTTTGAAATGTCCAGTCTCTGAAAACAGATTCTTTTATTGGTATAAACAGTCTTTTGGACATGCGTTGCAAACAGTTGCTTCAAGTATAATAAACAAGACTGAAGTCAATGATTCACGTTTCACACTCACACGAGTGGATGATCGGTATCTTCTTAACATCAGTAATGTCAGCAAAGAGGATGAAGCAACATACTTCTGTCAGACTGGATCAACGTATCAACTGACTTTCGTCGGTGGCACTTTCTTGGCTGTGAACG ATCAGGATCAGCAGAAACATTACAGCGTGAAACAAAGTCCAGAGACTGCGTCAGTCAGACCAGGAGCCTCAGTGATCCTCCAGTGTTCACTTCTCTCTGAGCACAAAGAAAACCTGGTCCAGTGTCCAGGTGAACACAGTGTGCACTGGTTCAGAGCCGGATCAGGACGCTCCCATCCCAGCTTCATTTAcactcagagcagcaggagagatggacaagaggagaagagctgcgTCTACAGTCTGTCCAAAACTATACACAACTCCTCAGATGCTGGGACTTACTACTGCGCTGTGGTCACATGTGGAGAGATCCTGTTTGGTGGAGGAACCAAAGTGGAGACGa GATCAGAACTGGACCCACTTGTCCTTGTGTTTGCGGTGCTGTTGGTCTGTTGTGTGACCGTGATTGTCGTCCTTAGTGTCAAAGTAAATCAAAGAGTTTGCAGACATTGTAAAG GCACCATGAGCACCTTCCATCACAAAGAACATGGCAGGTCAAGTCTGGATCAATCAAATAATTGG GAATGTGAAGCAGAGGAATTGACCTATGTAGCACCGACTTTCTTTGAAAGGAGAGCAagagtggaggagaagaaagagtcACCACATCAGTGCTTGTACTCTTCTGTAAAGCGCAGCTGA